The Papaver somniferum cultivar HN1 unplaced genomic scaffold, ASM357369v1 unplaced-scaffold_18, whole genome shotgun sequence genome includes a window with the following:
- the LOC113338061 gene encoding cytochrome P450 71B34-like, whose protein sequence is MKMVFLHTTCFWLTFVSVLVPLFLLKLARKLKNQNRNKFPPSPPKLPIIGNFHQFGEPLHRSLWELSKQYGPVILLHLGNVPTVVISSAEAAKEVLKTHDLDLCSRPPSVGIRRLSYNYLDISFAPYGEYWREIRKVCVLELFSVNRVQSFGTSRAGEVAAMIDSISESAVSNTPVDISRKLLSLTEQIIFKVAFGMTDKREQLGNFETIIFEAIDMLSSFSATDYFPGVGWIIDRLTGLHGRLEKSFHDLDNFYQKIIDEHLDTRRLKSGHEDIIDVLLKLEREGLHSVHLTKDHIKAILMDLFLAGVETSAATLNWAMTELVRNPESMKKVQEEIRSYVGNKGKVEEVDLDHFPYHKMVVKETLRLYTPLPLLLPRQSMHHCKIHGYDILPETRVFINAFAIARDPKYWEKPDEFFPERFIDNSMDFRGQSFEFLPFGGGRRGCPGIHMGLSTVDLALANLLYSFDWELPKGMKKEDINMDESSGLALHKKSALHLVPIKYMY, encoded by the exons ATGAAAATGGTGTTCCTTCATACAACTTGTTTCTGGCTAACTTTTGTTTCTGTACTTgttcctctttttcttctcaaattaGCAAGGAAGCTCAAAAACCAAAACAGAAACAAGTTCCCTCCTAGCCCTCCCAAGCTCCCTATCATTGGTAATTTTCATCAATTCGGGGAGCCACTTCATCGTTCTCTGTGGGAACTCTCTAAACAATATGGTCCGGTCATTCTTCTGCATCTTGGGAACGTACCTACGGTTGTCATCTCATCGGCAGAAGCAGCAAAAGAAGTCTTGAAAACACATGACCTTGACCTTTGTAGTAGACCACCTTCGGTTGGTATCAGACGCCTGTCTTACAACTATTTAGATATTTCTTTTGCACCTTATGGAGAGTACTGGAGAGAAATTCGGAAAGTATGTGTTCTTGAACTTTTTAGTGTCAATAGAGTTCAATCTTTTGGGACTTCGAGAGCAGGAGAAGTTGCAGCTATGATTGATTCTATATCTGAATCCGCGGTTTCTAACACTCCTGTCGACATCTCTCGGAAGCTGTTATCTCTTACTGAACAAATTATTTTTAAAGTTGCTTTTGGTATGACTGATAAAAGAGAGCAATTAGGTAATTTTGAAACTATTATTTTCGAAGCTATAGATATGTTGAGTAGTTTCTCTGCCACCGATTATTTCCCTGGAGTGGGTTGGATTATAGACAGACTCACTGGATTGCATGGAAGACTTGAGAAGAGCTTCCATGATTTAGATAATTTTTATCAGAAAATCATCGACGAGCATCTCGACACTCGAAGATTAAAATCAGGCCACGAAGACATCATAGATGTTCTGCTCAAACTGGAGAGGGAAGGACTTCATTCAGTTCATCTGACGAAAGACCATATCAAGGCAattcttatg GATTTATTTCTTGCAGGGGTAGAGACATCTGCCGCTACCTTAAATTGGGCAATGACAGAACTGGTCAGAAACCCAGAGTCAATGAAGAAAGTACAAGAAGAGATTAGAAGTTATGTAGGAAATAAAGGGAAGGTAGAAGAAGTAGATCTTGATCACTTTCCGTACCACAAAATGGTAGTTAAAGAAACACTAAGACTTTACACGCCGCTTCCTTTACTGCTTCCTCGACAAAGTATGCACCATTGCAAGATCCATGGATACGATATATTGCCCGAAACTAGGGTCTTTATAAATGCGTTTGCCATAGCAAGGGATCCCAAGTATTGGGAGAAACCGGATGAGTTCTTCCCAGAGAGATTCATAGACAATTCCATGGACTTTAGAGGACAGTCTTTCGAATTTTTACCCTTCGGTGGAGGTCGCCGAGGGTGCCCAGGTATTCATATGGGGCTCTCCACGGTGGATTTGGCGCTGGCAAATCTTTTATATTCTTTTGATTGGGAATTGCCAAAAGGAATGAAGAAAGAAGATATCAACATGGACGAATCATCCGGACTCGCACTCCACAAAAAATCCGCTCTTCACCTGGTGCCTATCAAGTACATGTACTAG